The genome window AGGCAATGTTCAACACATGATCTGATTCGTGGCAGGGTATATGGCTCTTCAATAATTTGATATGCATGTTGATCTCTTTTTCCAAACCACTCTTCAGTACCATTTGATGAATTGCCCCGATTCCACCACAGTTGACCGCCTGTGTCTTCCCTGCCGCCTCGTAATGGATGTTTTCCGGCTCGGAAAATCGGCTGGTCTTGCTCCTCCCGCTGCTTCCTTTCCAGCTGCTTTTCAACACGTAAAGAAGAATAAAGGCAAAGCCGGTCTTGTTCGGGTAAGTATAAAGCAGTTTGAAACACATCTTGATGAAAATATTACACGTATTCATCAAGAACTCAAGACTGCATACCCGACACCCCAACCGGCCTTAAGGGTATATATACCCAAAGGCAGGAAGGGGAAAAGACCACTTGGCATTCCTATCGTCAGAGACAGGGTCATACCTGCCTATCGGCAGACAGGCAGCAGGCATTCCGGCAAATCATAGAACCGATATTTAAGAGAGAATTCTCGGATAACAGTTTTGGGTTTCGACCAGGAAGATGCTGTCATGACGCCATCAAGAGGGTTGAGCACTATAAGCAGGAAGGGTATCACTATGTCCTCTATGCCGACATTAAGGCATTTTACGACACGATACCTCATACGCTTATTATGCAGAGGCTACGTGAGAAAATTGCTGATAGGTGGGTAATTAACCAGTATCGAAAAAATGCTCAAGGCAGGAGTCATGGAGGATGGGGTATTCTATAAAACGACCGAAGGCATGCCGCAAGTGCGCTGCAGGCGCAAAATTATAGCAGCGATAGCTGCATAAATTGAGCATAAGCTCTACAAATGATGAAGGAAGTGACCCTTCGGTATCGGTATTCAGGTGCAGGTATCAAACCACTTCAAGCGGCTGCTGTAAAGAGCAGTGGTCGTGAGCGTTGAAGAAAGTCAGAGGAGAATCTGGCGAGGTATGAACGAGAAAGACGAATGAAACTGAACCTCTGTTGATGCATCGTAAAGCCCATAATAACATCAAAACCATTGCTATTTGTGGAGTGATGGGATAAGCCTGCAAGAAACCTGATTACTGTGTAGGTGGTGTTCGGTGTGCAGGAGGCGTGAGTCTCGTTTGGGCGTTTGTAGGGAACTGCAGGAAACAGTCGCTTGAATGATAAGGGAGAAATTCAAGGGGAATAAACCCAAGGATAAGAGTACCGATGTCAAGATTGGAACAGACTATCTTCCGGGACCTACTTTCCACCAGCAGTGAAAGGGGTAGAGATACCAAAGAAACAAGGAGGGACAAGGATGCTTGGTGTTCCAACGGTAACTGACAGAATAGCCCAGATGACAATTAAACTTGCATTTGAACCCTGTGTAGAGCCATACTTTTTGGAAGATTCATATGGATATCGCCCAAATAAGTCTGCATTGGATGCAGTAGGGGTAACACGGCAAAGATGCTGGCACTATGATTGGGTGATAGAGTATGACATCAAAGGTTTATTTGACAACATAGACCACGAATTGCTTATGAAGGCAGTCAGAAAGCATACAGATAATAAGTGGATACTACTTTACATTGAACGTTGGTTAAAAGCAACGATACAAATACCAGGAGGAAAGATTGTCAACCGTTCATGCGGAGTACCGCAGGGAGGAGTGATAAGTCCGGTTCTCAGTAATGTATTTTTACACTATGTATTTGATATGTGGATGACCGTAAACCATAAAGACAAGAAGTGGAGCCGATATGCCGATGATGGAATCGCACACTGCAGAACGAAAGCGGAGGCAGAGTTGTTATTGGACGAGCTTAAACGAAGATTTGCAGCATGTGGGCTTGAATTGCATCCGGGAAAGACGAAGGTAGTATACTGTAAAGATAGTAAGCGTAAAGGCGAGCATCAAAACACAAAGTTTACGTTCTTAGGCTACGAATTTCGCAGAAGAATGGTGAGGGGAATCAATAATAAGATGTTCTTGAGCTTTAGTCCCGCGATCTGCAAAGAAGCTAAGAAAGACATATGTAGAAGGATAAGGGAGACAGGAGTGCGTAACCGGAGTGATTTGAGTCTGCTGGAAGTGGCAAATTGGCTCAATCCCATGATAAGCGGATGGATTAACTACTATGGTAAGTATAATAAATCTGCTTTGAGACCAGTAATGCGCCAAATAAACTTCACGCTAATAAAATGGAGTACACGCAAATATAAGACATTCAGGCACAGCAAGGCGAAAGCTTGTCAATTCATGATAAACACGTTTGAAAAGCGGCCATACTTATTTGCGCATTGGAAACGAGGGGTATCAAGTTCGTTTGTTTGATGGAAGCTGAATGAAGCGAGAGTTTCACGTTCAGTTTTGCGAGCGTCTGAGGGGGAAGCTCCCTTGGCCGACTCACCGGGGGCGTAATTAGTCCATTATTAGCTAATATATTCATGCATCATGCATTTGATGAATGGATTGAAAGGCATTTTCCGTATGTGAAGTTCGAGCGGTTTGCTGATGATGGTTTGGTACACTGCCGATCCCTGAAGCAGGCGGAGGATGTTTTGGCAGCAATCAAGAAACGCTTGAAGGAGTGTGGACTTGAATTGCATCCGGAGAAGACAAAGATCGTTTACTGTAAAGATGTTGATCGAAAAGGGTCACATGAGCATGAAAGTTTTGACTTTCTGGGATATACATTTTGTCCCAGATTATCGAAGAACAGATACGGTAAAACATTTGTCAACTTTACGCCTGCGATCAGTAATAATGCGGCAAACAGGATACGCAAAGAAATCAGGAGTTGGCAAATCCACCTTCGGAGTGATAAGAACCTCACAGACCTTGCGAAGATGTTCAGATCTCAGGTTCAGGGATGGGTGAACTACTATGGACATTATTATAAATCGGCCATGTATCCGTTTTTGAGAAATATAGAGAGATATCTGATTCGTTGGGCAACACGGAAATACAAACGACTTAGAAGACATAGACGGATGGCAAAATATTGGTTGGGAAGAATACGATTACGTGAACCCAATTTGTTTGTTCATTGGAGGTTAGGTCTTGGGTCGCCTGTCTGCGTGTAACGCACAGTCAGGCCGGTTGGATAATGGGAGCTGTATGAGCGGAGACGTTCGCGTACAGTTCTGCGAGCGCCTGTGGGGGAAGCTCCTGCCGCCCTGCTGTTTATCACTGATATTGTTGAGGAGAAACTTGAATTGGAGTTGAACAAGGATAAAACCGAACTCACCAACTTCAAGAGAGGTTTCAGGTTTTTGGGATACACGTTCACAGGTAAATACAAGGGGATAAGCAACAAATCGATTGAGAAACTCAAGGACAACATCAGAAATATCACCAAACGCACTCAAGGCGTTAATCTGCAAGCCGTCATTGATTCATTAAACCCTGTGGTACGAGGACATGTCAATTACTTTCGGCTGGGCGATGTGAGGAAACTCTATCGCAGACAGGACTGCTGGGTTCGGATGAGGCTGAGATGCTTTCGGTTTTCGAGAAAGTGGAGAACGGACCTGTCTGCGTGCAGCGCACAGGCAGGCAACAAACGTTTCCCAGTACGCCGGTTCTTTAAAATGGGGTTACTCTCATTTGAAAGAGAATTTCTTAAGGCTTTTGCTAAGGCATGATATTATGCTTTTCTCTGCTATAGAGCAACGCTACGGGGTCGCTAACTACGAGAAATACGTATGGTTTAAAAGGATACTTTGTCGCGTTGTCCAAAGTATCTGGCGACGATTGGGGGTTGGAGGCTAACGCCTCCAGCCTACCAGCTAGCGTGGGAATTATTCGCCATGCTTAATCCCATCAATCACGGCAGTCAGCCAGAGGATATCGAACGACACAAGGTTGAGCCGTACGTCATGTCTGCGGATATTTACGGCGCGCCGCCACATACAAGCCGGGGTGGCTGGACCTGGTATACTGGGGCGGCTGGATGGATGTACCGGCTGACTGTGGAAACACTACTGGGTCTGAAACTGGAAATGGACCATCTGCGCATTGCGCCGTGTATCCCGGCCCATTGGGAATCGTACAAAATCCACTACCGCTATCGCGAGACCTTCTACCACATCACAGTTAAACGTGTTGGTAAAAAGCCGGAGCATGTGATCCACGTGACAGTGGACGGCACCGTAGTAAATGGAGCTGACGTTGAAGAGACAGGGCGAGCGCAAGGCATAATTCACCTTGCAGACGACCACCAGGAGCACTACGTCGAGGTTGATTTAGGCTAAATACTTTGAATTGCATGTACCCCCTTATCCTTGTATCCTCCGGATATTTGCGGGAATGGCGGTTGCAGTAAATGAGCATCTGTCACTAATTAGGAGAAATGGGGGCAGTAGTGATGAAATGACGTACAGGAAGACGCAGCGGCAATTAAGCTTTTTCCAGAGAAACAGCTGATCATCATATTTCTTCAACTAATTTAATTTGGAGAAAAATCACAAAAAATAATCAATCAGAATTGATATTTGTTGGAATTTCATCTGGAACCATTATAACCATTATAACCATCTCTACATATTTTGCTTCATTTTTTCTTAAGCCTATATCAATAATTTTGGTTTGATAACCTTCTTTTTCATATATAACAGAGTGGGTACCTTCCCCTAAAGAAAGAGTATATTGACCATTAGCAGATGTTTTTTCACGATAAACTCTATCGCCACCTTTAATAGAGATAACAACATTGGCTAAGCCTTTATGATTGGTATCATATACATACCCATAAATATCTCCCGCAGTTATTAGCCTTGTAAAACTACAGAAAAGTAAACACAAAGCCGTTACTAAAAATATCTTTTTCATGATATAATTTCCTTTTTTTAATGTTATATGAAAATTTCTAAATCTATTTTGTTGTAGTCTACTACCGAGCTAACCTCCTTACGTCATTCTGTCTATCTTTCATAGTAAGTATATTGAAAATCCTAAATATTACAACTTAAAAGTAAATAGAATGTCAGTGGAACGAAATTTAATGCCTCCGAGTTTAAAGGAATGGCTGCCGGAGAGTGATTTATCATGGTTTGTAATTGATGTGGTGGTGGAGATGGGATTTTACAAAAAGTCCCGTGAAGATGAATGGGGCAGCGCAGCGTTTAACCCCAAGATACTAGTACATAACTGTTGATCGAGCTAAAATGATACTGCTTAGCGAAACAGGAACTCCCGTAAACCAAATAGCGGAGGAACTGAATACGTATCCAAACAAAATCATATATTGGCGGCAAAGATATATCATGCACAGAATAGATGGCTTGGAAGATAAACATCGTTCAGGTCGTCCGCCCATATACGATGAAACATTTCGCAATACCGTTTTAAAGCTTTTAAGCAATCTTCCTCCAAAAGGCTTGGCACATTGGGATGGCCCAGCATTAGCTAAGGAATTGGTGTGTCAGTTGATGCCGTATGGATGATTTTGCGCAAAGAAGGGATCAATTTGCAACGTCAATGGTCTTGGTGCATTAGCACAGACAAGGTTTTTGCCAGCAAGGCAGCAGATATCGTTGGATTATATTTAAATTCCCCATTAAACGCCGTTGTCCTTTGTGTCGATGAAAAACCAAGCATTCAAGCCCTTGAGCGTAAAACAGGCTATATAAAAACAGACAGTGGAAAAGTTGTGCGGGCTTACAAGAGCACCTATAAACGACATGGAACCTTGAATCTTTTTGCAGCACTGAAAGTTTCAACCGGGCAAATACAAGGAAAAGTTATTGAGACAAAAAAACGAGAAGACTTCCAAGCCTTTATGGATGAAATTGTCGCCGAGTATTCTCCTGGTCAAGAAATTCATGTTGTTTTAGACAATTATTGTACTCATAAAAAGAATGAAAAATGGTTGCAGAAAATCAAAAATGTCCATTTTCATTATACGCCTACGTCAGCCAGCTGGCTGAACCAGGTAGAAATATGGTTCAGTATCTTTTCAAGAAAATCTCTTCGTGATGCCTCTTTTGAGAATCCTCGCGAATTAAGGCAGCACATAGAAGAATTCATTAAGTATTACAATCAGAATTCAAAACCATTTAAATGGAAAAAAAGAGAAGTTAAAAGATCGCAGCTAAAAGATAATATAAAGAATTTAATTATTTAAGCACTAGCAAGTTATCCCTATGAACTTAATTAACAAGGACATAGGGACAACTTATGCTTAAGCAGACAATAAGCCGAGTCCTGTCGTGGATGGTCATTTCTCTAGCCTCGTTGTTACCAACGAGATCAAACGGCTTACCCGGAGGTATAAGCAAAGCGGGCCACTTCATCCCTCCCTATTTAGCCTTTCTCCCAGTGGGGTTTGCCATGCCTCCCGTGTCACCACTGGAGCGGTGGGCTCTTACATTAAGTCGGTGAACGACCCCGCCATTTCACCCTTATCCCGATTAAAATGGGACGGTATATTTTCTGTTGCACTTTCCTTCCCGTTACCGGGACTCCGCGTTACGGAGCACTGTGCCCTGTGGAGCTCGGACTTTCCTCCCGTTCCCTCCATCCCAAAGAATAAAGGAAACCGACGACCACCTTGTCTACTTAATTGTCTTGCTAAATTTCATTATTATCCAGAAACAAGATTCTCCCGCAACTATTGCAAAAGGTTATATCTTTACCAGACATGATTTGACTTAATATCTGAGAAGTTACAGACATAAAACATCCCTGGCACACCTTGTTAACGACACTTACTACTGCCACAGCGTCCTTGTGACTTGCCAATCTTTTGTACTGAAGCAACGTGTCCTGATCCAACATATCCGCATACTTCTTGTGTTTTTCCTGATTTTCGACAATCTCCTTGTCCAATACTTTCAAATCGGTTTCAACGCGCTTTTGAAGTTCCTTTAATTCTGATTCCTCACGCTCAATTTCCTTTTCAAAAGATGTATATCTTTGCTGCATCTCTTCATATTGCGTTATCATGCTCAGTATTTTATCTTCCAAAACAGACTTATCTGCCTCTTTCCCTCCTACTTCAAGTTTTATCGCACTGTATTCTTTATTTGTCTTAACTTGGTTCATCTGGATCAATAATTTATTGATACCTTCCTCTATTGTTTTCAACTCAAGTTCTTTAAGATTTACATCTTTGCGAAATGCCTTTATTTGCTCTCCGGTATTTGATAGTTCAGCCTTTTTTAGTTGAATCTGTTTTTGTTTTTTTTGAACATCGCTCGCCCTGTATAATTTATTACTTTCCAATCTTCTCAATTGAGTATCTACAGCTTGTAACCGTCGAAGCACCTCTATCCGCTCACTCATAGATTTCCTCTGTAAATAATCATGCCGTATGTAGTGTATACCAATTCACTGAGAGCTGTCATATACTAGAAATCCCCGCAAATCCCATCCAAAAAACCTTCCAGTTTGCGGCTTCTTATCGGATGCTGCAATTTCCGCACCGCCTTTGCTTCTATCTGCCGAACCCTTTCCCGTGTTACCTTAAAGATCTTTCCTACCTCTTCAAGAGTATAGGTATATCCATCGCCAATACCGTAACGAAGTTTAATAATTTCTCTTTCTCGGTAAGTCAATGACTCCAGTACGTTTTCAATTTTATCTTTCAGCATCTCCTGTGTTGCCGCGGCAACAGGTGATTCAGCCTTTTCATCTTCAATAAAATCACCGAATGAACTGTCTTCACTTTCACCAACGGGCCGGTCCAAAGAGATTTGATGTCGGGATATCTTAAGTACTCTCCGCGCCTCTCCTACGGATATCTTAACCTCTCTCGCTATTTCTTCTATTGTTGGTTCACGACCTTTTTCCTGCAAAAGCTTTTTTGATACATTTCTGATCTTACTCATGGTTTCAATCATGTGTACGGGAATTCGAATAGTCCTGGCCTGATCTGCAATTGACCGAGTTATTGCCTGACGTATCCACCATGTAGCATAGGTACTGAATTTATACCCGCGTCGATACTCATATTTATCCACCGCACGCATAAGCCCCGTGTTTCCCTCCTGGATCAAATCCAGGAAACTGAGACCACGATTCCGATATTTTTTCGCAATACTGACAACGAGCCTGAGATTTGCACCAGAAAGCTTTCTTTTTGCAATTTCATGCAATTTAAAGATATTTTCAATAGATTGCACACGGCGTTTCAACCTATCCGCCGGTTCCAATACCATTGTCTCCAGTTTTTTATACTGCAGGTCCAACTCCTTATGACGATTATTCGATTTTGAATTCAGTTTGCACTCGCCAATTCGTTTCTCCAGGGTTTCCATTTCGCTGGTAATTTCCTGAAGCCTTTTCATCATTGGTTGTATCCGCTTTGTACGTATATTTATGACTTCGAGTACATCAATACCCTTTCTTCTTCTGTTTCTTATTGCCCGAAGTAGTTTTATTCTTTCTTTTTCTGACGTTTGTTTTTTCTTGGCACGCAAATAATCTTCTTTGTTTTTCTGAAGGATTGTTTTGAGATATCTGGCGCTTTTGGGAAATGCTATAAGAATTTCATCCTTGTAATTATCAACCATCGCATTAACTTTCAAAGTTCGGTCAAAAGACAATTCCCCATTGTTTACATCCTCTACAATCTTTAAACTAGCTAACAGAGAGAGATCTGAGTGTAATACCTTCTTTAAAAATCTTTTTCTCGTAATTTCTATCTTTTTTGCCAACAAGATTTCTTCTTCCCTTGTAAGCAAGGGTATTTCACCCATTTGGGTTAAATACATACGAACAGGATCATCAATCTTTTCTGTGACTGACGTAACTTCGCCAAACCCCGATTCTCCATCAGAAAAAGATTCTCCGTCTTCAGATTCAACAACCTCCCGACTTTCTATTTCCGTTTCGTCAATTAAATCAATCCCAATTTCATCCAGCATCATCAAAATATCATCGATCTTTTCTGGTGAAACTTCCGAATTATCGGGCAACATATCATTGAGTTCTTCGTATGTTAAATACCCCTTTTCTTTCCCTTTCTGTGCAAGTTGCCTAATTTTTTGATTTAACTTTTCCATTCAAGGACAGACCTCCTCTAAGTATCTATGATAACTGGAGACAATTGAATACTATACAAGAAAGTATTTCAAAATTATAACGTCTTAAAAACAATCGTTCGTCTGGATTTTTTCCTTTAATCTGTGAATATTCCTATTTTTCTTATGAAATTCCTTTAATAAGGCAATGATATCTTCTTCATTATTATCCGCCGTTTTTACGGTTTCCAGCATTTTTCTCTTCGTTTGGCGAATCTCACTCCTACCGTTCCGCCTTTTAAAAAACCGGATACATTCGTTCAGTCTTTCTCGAAAATTTGTAATATTCTGAAATTCCTTTGTGGTTAAAATATCCATTAATAAATTATTTACCTGTATATCGTCGAATAGATGAAGCATCTCTTCTCCAACAACACGGTTATTTTTCCGATATAATTCGAAAGTTTTTTCCGCAATTTTATGAAAACCGGCCTTCCGGAATTGTTTCAGACCTATTTCATTTTCTACCAGAGGAATGAGCCCATTGCACGACAACATAAGATATAAAACTTCCCGTTCAACTTTAGCGGAGGAATCCATTTGTTGTACAACTAGTGGTTTTTCCAGAAAAGCAGAAGGGCGCCTATTTAGTTTTTTCATATAGGACCTGATTGTTCCTTCATCGATTGCCATCTCTTCTGCAATCATCTTAATTAATACATTCCGCTTAATGATATCAGGCATTTTCATTGCCGTAGAAAGCGCATCGTTGATGGCATTTGCCTGACCATTAACGGTTGAAAGATCCCACTTGGACCTCGCGACTTCTATTTTAAAGCGAAAAAAATCTTTTGCATGGTCAACAGCATCCAAAAATTTTTCCGCGCCTTCCGCAACAAGATAATCGCAGGGATCATATCCTTTAGGTAACTGAGCTATTTTGACGTCAAATTCTTCCTCAATAAAAATATCCAGATTTCTATCAGATGACTTTTGTCCGGCAATGTCAGAATCCAAAAGCAATATTACCTGATCACAATACTGCCGCAACTGCCTCAAATGTTGTCTTGACACAGATGTGCCGAGAACGGCTACGGACCAGTTTATTCCATGTTGATGTGCCATAATCACATCCGTATAACCTTCCATAAGGATAACTCTACGCTGTTTTAAAATGGCATTTTTTGCGATATCAATTCCATATAAGACATTGCTCTTGTCAAAAAGAATGGTTTCCGGGGAATTGAGATATTTTGGGAGTGAACTATCCAGCGCCCTGCCTCCAAAACCGATAACGTGCTTTCGCGCGTCGAATATGGGAAATATTAATCTGTTCCGAAAACGGTCGTAAAAACCATTTCCGTTCTTTTTAGGAACAACCAGCCCCGTTTTTTCCAATAAATCATCTGAAATAGTATGTTTTTTACATGTTTTTAAAAGAGAGTCCCACCCTGCCAATGCATAGCCAAGACGGAAGTTTTTTACCGAACGTTCATTTATTTTCCGCTGAAGCAGGTATTTTCTTGCAACCACTGCTTCTTCAACCGTGAGTAAATTATTCTGATAAACATTTGCACTGAAATTAGTCACATGAAACAAACTCGTCTTTTCAGTCGAAGAGAGAGCCGGCTTTTTTGTTAGCAAATGAGAAAGATCAATATTTGACCTGGCTGCTAACAATTTTATCGCTTCCACAAAATTCAGACCTTCCTGTTTCATAATAAAATGAATTACCGTCCCTCCCTCTCCGCATCCAAAACATTTGAAAATCTTCTTTTCTGAATTGACCATGAAAGAGGGGGTCTTTTCATGATGAAAGGGACATAAACCAATAAAATTTCTGCCACTTCGTTTCAGTTGAATATACTCCGAAATGAGGTGAACAATATCCGAGGAATGTCGTATTTCGGCAATCTTTTCTTGTGGAATAACGTTTACCATTACGGTGGTAACAGGAAAGATGAATTGTTAATAACGGCACTTAAACTTATCAATTATACCACTTAAATATATAATGTCAATAAATCATGGGAATTATTCTGTGTCCATTCTAATGGGAATCCCCTTTTCCTGTAAATACGTTTTTACTTCTTCGATGTTGATCTGTTTATAATGAAAAATGGACGCTGCCAGGGCAGCATCTGCTCCTGCAATAAAAACATCATAAAAATGTTCTAATGCGCCTGCACCGCCAGAGGCAATAATCGGAATATGTACAGCAGACGATATCGTCTTGTTTAGTTCAATATCGAACCCATTCTTTGTGCCGTCAGAGTCCATGCTTGTCAGGAGTAACTCACCCGCGCCTCTTGACTCGACATCTTTTGCCCATTGAACTGCATCTAATCCGGTTGGCGTCCTGCCCCCGTTTATAAAAACTTCCCATTGAGTAGCTCCATGATCATTGTGTCTCCTTTTCACATCAATGGCGACCACAATACATTGGCAGCCAAACCTCCTGGAAGCTTTTGTAATAAATCCAGGGTCTTTTACTGCCGCTGTATTAATTGAAACCTTGTCTGTCCCGGCATTTAGCAACCTGCGCACATCTTCAATAGTACGAATACCTCCCCCAACGGTTAAGGGGATAAACACCTCTTCAGCTGTCTTTCTTACAACGTCTAGAATAATGTTTCTATCTTCATGCGATGCAGTAATGTCAAGAAAGGTTAGCTCATCTGCTCCTTCACGATCATACAAGGCGGCTATCTCTACAGGATCTCCTGCATCCCGTAAATTTAAAAAATTTGTTCCTTTCACAACACGTCCGTCTTTTACATCCAGGCATGGTATGATTCTTTTGGCAAGCATAGGTTACCCTAAAATTGTTTCAGACCCAGGAAAACGCTTTGAATTACATACCCAATACAATAATCATTTTGCAATTTGATTACGATAAAAGGGTAAAATACACTGGTAGGGAAGAAAAGATTAAAAATCCTTTTCGGGGCTGCTGGCCTTTGCGTATAATCTTCTCGGTATCCGCCCTGAAAGAAATGCGAAC of Candidatus Brocadiaceae bacterium contains these proteins:
- the hisF gene encoding imidazole glycerol phosphate synthase subunit HisF: MLAKRIIPCLDVKDGRVVKGTNFLNLRDAGDPVEIAALYDREGADELTFLDITASHEDRNIILDVVRKTAEEVFIPLTVGGGIRTIEDVRRLLNAGTDKVSINTAAVKDPGFITKASRRFGCQCIVVAIDVKRRHNDHGATQWEVFINGGRTPTGLDAVQWAKDVESRGAGELLLTSMDSDGTKNGFDIELNKTISSAVHIPIIASGGAGALEHFYDVFIAGADAALAASIFHYKQINIEEVKTYLQEKGIPIRMDTE
- a CDS encoding reverse transcriptase domain-containing protein; the encoded protein is MHHAFDEWIERHFPYVKFERFADDGLVHCRSLKQAEDVLAAIKKRLKECGLELHPEKTKIVYCKDVDRKGSHEHESFDFLGYTFCPRLSKNRYGKTFVNFTPAISNNAANRIRKEIRSWQIHLRSDKNLTDLAKMFRSQVQGWVNYYGHYYKSAMYPFLRNIERYLIRWATRKYKRLRRHRRMAKYWLGRIRLREPNLFVHWRLGLGSPVCV
- a CDS encoding C4-type zinc ribbon domain-containing protein; this encodes MSERIEVLRRLQAVDTQLRRLESNKLYRASDVQKKQKQIQLKKAELSNTGEQIKAFRKDVNLKELELKTIEEGINKLLIQMNQVKTNKEYSAIKLEVGGKEADKSVLEDKILSMITQYEEMQQRYTSFEKEIEREESELKELQKRVETDLKVLDKEIVENQEKHKKYADMLDQDTLLQYKRLASHKDAVAVVSVVNKVCQGCFMSVTSQILSQIMSGKDITFCNSCGRILFLDNNEI
- a CDS encoding helix-turn-helix domain-containing protein, which produces MILLSETGTPVNQIAEELNTYPNKIIYWRQRYIMHRIDGLEDKHRSGRPPIYDETFRNTVLKLLSNLPPKGLAHWDGPALAKELVCQLMPYG
- the ltrA gene encoding group II intron reverse transcriptase/maturase — encoded protein: MKGVEIPKKQGGTRMLGVPTVTDRIAQMTIKLAFEPCVEPYFLEDSYGYRPNKSALDAVGVTRQRCWHYDWVIEYDIKGLFDNIDHELLMKAVRKHTDNKWILLYIERWLKATIQIPGGKIVNRSCGVPQGGVISPVLSNVFLHYVFDMWMTVNHKDKKWSRYADDGIAHCRTKAEAELLLDELKRRFAACGLELHPGKTKVVYCKDSKRKGEHQNTKFTFLGYEFRRRMVRGINNKMFLSFSPAICKEAKKDICRRIRETGVRNRSDLSLLEVANWLNPMISGWINYYGKYNKSALRPVMRQINFTLIKWSTRKYKTFRHSKAKACQFMINTFEKRPYLFAHWKRGVSSSFV
- a CDS encoding carboxypeptidase regulatory-like domain-containing protein, with amino-acid sequence MKKIFLVTALCLLFCSFTRLITAGDIYGYVYDTNHKGLANVVISIKGGDRVYREKTSANGQYTLSLGEGTHSVIYEKEGYQTKIIDIGLRKNEAKYVEMVIMVIMVPDEIPTNINSD
- a CDS encoding IS630 family transposase — its product is MSVDAVWMILRKEGINLQRQWSWCISTDKVFASKAADIVGLYLNSPLNAVVLCVDEKPSIQALERKTGYIKTDSGKVVRAYKSTYKRHGTLNLFAALKVSTGQIQGKVIETKKREDFQAFMDEIVAEYSPGQEIHVVLDNYCTHKKNEKWLQKIKNVHFHYTPTSASWLNQVEIWFSIFSRKSLRDASFENPRELRQHIEEFIKYYNQNSKPFKWKKREVKRSQLKDNIKNLII
- the dnaG gene encoding DNA primase, translating into MVNVIPQEKIAEIRHSSDIVHLISEYIQLKRSGRNFIGLCPFHHEKTPSFMVNSEKKIFKCFGCGEGGTVIHFIMKQEGLNFVEAIKLLAARSNIDLSHLLTKKPALSSTEKTSLFHVTNFSANVYQNNLLTVEEAVVARKYLLQRKINERSVKNFRLGYALAGWDSLLKTCKKHTISDDLLEKTGLVVPKKNGNGFYDRFRNRLIFPIFDARKHVIGFGGRALDSSLPKYLNSPETILFDKSNVLYGIDIAKNAILKQRRVILMEGYTDVIMAHQHGINWSVAVLGTSVSRQHLRQLRQYCDQVILLLDSDIAGQKSSDRNLDIFIEEEFDVKIAQLPKGYDPCDYLVAEGAEKFLDAVDHAKDFFRFKIEVARSKWDLSTVNGQANAINDALSTAMKMPDIIKRNVLIKMIAEEMAIDEGTIRSYMKKLNRRPSAFLEKPLVVQQMDSSAKVEREVLYLMLSCNGLIPLVENEIGLKQFRKAGFHKIAEKTFELYRKNNRVVGEEMLHLFDDIQVNNLLMDILTTKEFQNITNFRERLNECIRFFKRRNGRSEIRQTKRKMLETVKTADNNEEDIIALLKEFHKKNRNIHRLKEKIQTNDCF